In one Sander lucioperca isolate FBNREF2018 chromosome 7, SLUC_FBN_1.2, whole genome shotgun sequence genomic region, the following are encoded:
- the si:dkey-12e7.4 gene encoding LOW QUALITY PROTEIN: C-factor (The sequence of the model RefSeq protein was modified relative to this genomic sequence to represent the inferred CDS: substituted 1 base at 1 genomic stop codon), with product MSQLNQESIEKSVEEVGQLVXEEGLNCLINNTAINVVADFYTVTAEKMIENFHTNAVAPLMIPKAFLPLLKQAVSRGGAGGARSMGTQRAEVINMTSLLGSVELSWGERANNFKWYPYRVSKCCMVSHCMAVDLEPDGILCMAIHPGWVHTDMGGSEVPLSAESISSILSVIGGLTEKDHGSFLNFTGEVLPW from the exons atgtccCAAT TGAACCAGGAGAGTATAGAGAAATCTGTGGAAGAGGTGGGCCAGCTGGTATAAGAAGAGGGTCTGAACTGCCTGATCAACAATACAGCAATCAACGTGGTGGCCGACTTTTACACTGTTACTGCTGAGAAGATGATAGAAAACTTCCACACTAATGCTGTGGCTCCTCTAATGATCCCAAAG GCATTCCTGCCTCTGTTGAAGCAAGCTGTTTCTAGAGGAGGAGCAGGGGGTGCACGAAGCATGGGCACCCAGAGGGCAGAAGTCATTAACATGACCTCTCTGCTGGGCTCTGTGGAGCTCAGCTGGGGGGAACGGGCCAACAACTTCAAATGGTACCCCTACAGAGTGTCCAAG TGTTGCATGGTGAGTCACTGTATGGCTGTAGACCTGGAGCCTGATGGGATTCTCTGTATGGCTATACACCCTGGCTGGGTCCACACTGACATGGGGGGGTCTGAG GTTCCACTGAGTGCAGAGAGCATTTCTTCCATCTTGTCTGTGATTGGTGGACTGACTGAAAAGGATCATGGGTCATTTCTGAATTTTACAGGAGAAGTGTTGCCTTGGTGA